Proteins encoded in a region of the Labeo rohita strain BAU-BD-2019 chromosome 22, IGBB_LRoh.1.0, whole genome shotgun sequence genome:
- the b3gnt7 gene encoding UDP-GlcNAc:betaGal beta-1,3-N-acetylglucosaminyltransferase 7, with protein MMTTRERWRVYKRISLMFFLAVVTLTVVHRGNITSMQDFQGDRIERQAPMELMAEDYKKDLISGSFWKTVQRVVSTTEGAKTTQKQGPTSWDVTSSNCSVNLNFSSSEWFTGLEANFKQFLLYRHCRYFPILMNHPEKCAGDIDLLMVIKSVITQYDRREVIRQTWGKEQVIDGKRIKTLFLLGTSSNEEERANHQKLLEYEDYIYGDILQWDFMDSFFNLTLKEIHFLKWFSTYCGNTRYIFKGDDDVFVSVPNILEYLEVSKDLKDLFVGDVLFKAKPIRKKQNKYYIPQALYNKTLYPPYAGGGGFLMDGPLARKLYGACETLELYPIDDVFLGMCLEVLQVTPIKHNAFKTFGLVKNKTSRLNREPCFFKSMIVVHKLLPPDLLEMWRLVNSDLICAQKMDFL; from the exons AT GATGACCACCAGAGAACGATGGCGTGTTTACAAGCGCATCAGCTTGATGTTCTTCCTAGCTGTGGTCACGCTCACCGTGGTCCACAGAGGAAACATCACCTCCATGCAAGACTTCCAGGGCGACAGAATCGAGAGACAGGCGCCGATGGAGCTCATGGCGGAAGACTACAAAAAAGACCTGATTAGTGGCAGCTTCTGGAAGACCGTTCAAAGAGTGGTGTCCACCACAGAAGGTGCAAAAACAACCCAAAAGCAAGGCCCCACGAGCTGGGACGTCACCAGCTCCAACTGCAGCGTCAACCTCAACTTCTCTTCCTCGGAGTGGTTCACGGGTCTGGAAGCCAACTTCAAGCAATTCCTGCTCTACAGGCACTGCCGGTACTTCCCCATCCTCATGAATCACCCGGAGAAGTGCGCCGGAGATATAGACCTGCTGATGGTCATCAAGTCGGTGATAACGCAGTACGATCGAAGGGAGGTCATACGGCAAACTTGGGGGAAGGAGCAAGTGATCGACGGGAAAAGAATCAAGACGCTTTTCCTTCTCGGAACGTCTTCCAACGAGGAAGAACGGGCGAACCATCAGAAGCTCCTGGAGTATGAGGACTACATCTACGGAGATATCCTGCAATGGGACTTCATGGATAGCTTCTTCAACCTGACCCTCAAGGAGATCCACTTCCTCAAATGGTTCTCCACGTACTGCGGAAACACCCGGTACATCTTCAAAGGCGACGATGACGTGTTCGTCAGCGTTCCCAACATCTTGGAGTATCTGGAGGTCAGCAAAGACTTGAAGGACCTCTTTGTCGGTGACGTGCTCTTCAAAGCCAAGCCCATTCGCAAAAAGCAGAACAAGTATTACATCCCACAAGCCTTGTATAACAAGACCCTCTACCCGCCGTACGCCGGCGGAGGCGGTTTCCTCATGGACGGACCTTTGGCTCGGAAACTCTACGGAGCTTGCGAAACTCTGGAGCTTTATCCCATCGACGACGTGTTTCTTGGAATGTGTCTGGAGGTGCTTCAGGTGACGCCAATAAAGCACAACGCTTTCAAGACGTTTGGGCTAGTGAAGAACAAAACCAGTCGACTGAACAGGGAGCCGTGTTTCTTTAAGAGCATGATAGTGGTACATAAATTGCTCCCGCCGGATTTGCTAGAAATGTGGAGACTGGTCAACAGTGACTTGATCTGTGCGCAGAAAATGGACTTCTTATAG